A genome region from Salvia splendens isolate huo1 chromosome 19, SspV2, whole genome shotgun sequence includes the following:
- the LOC121778919 gene encoding uncharacterized protein LOC121778919: protein MKGKASGYSKTKGKVNLDEDKFRHLSMLERSSIRKLAIKMEVSKSTAGRWAKDNKIRPHTNAIKPALTDANKISRMKWSLNHIQPTIAEGKLLYHGMHNIVLIDEKWFYMTEASDRYYLLPDEDEPYRSCKSKRFITKVIFMCVVSRPMFGSDGQTIFDGKIGIFPFTQQVPAKRKSKNRPRGILETKSIPSVNKEATRECLLNQIIPTIKAKWPANASKEIYIQQDNAKLYLKSSDLQFDAIASTNGFKFHLISQPANSPDTNVLDLGFFRAIQSLQDDKLATNIGELLANVWSSFEELTPQTLNKVFLTLQSCLSKILEVHGGNNYKIPHLNKYRLSRIVGLPTSLEVEENLV, encoded by the exons ATGAAAGGCAAAGCATCAGGTTATAGTAAGACAAAAGGTAAAGTAAATCTTGATGAAGACAAGTTTAGACACTTGTCTATGCTTGAGAGATCCTCAATAAGAAAACTTGCTATTAAGATGGAAGTTAGCAAGTCCACAGCTGGCAGATGGGCGAAGGATAATAAGATAAGACCACATACAAATGCCATCAAGCCTGCACTCACTGATGCTAACAAAATTTCAAGAATGAAATGGAGTCTTAATCATATTCAGCCAACCATAGCTGAAGGTAAGCTTCTCTATCATGGAATGCACAACATTGTTCTTATCGATGAGAAATGGTTCTACATGACAGAGGCTTCAGACAGATACTACCTGTTGCCGGATGAGGATGAGCCTTACAGGTCTTGTAAGTCAAAAAGATTCATCACTAAAGTGATATTCATGTGTGTTGTCAGTAGGCCAATGTTTGGCAGTGATGGGCAGACCATCTTTGATGGTAAAATAGGCATATTTCCATTCACACAGCAAGTTCCAGCTAAAAGGAAGTCAAAGAATAGGCCAAGAGGGATACTTGAGACAAAGTCTATCCCATCAGTTAACAAAGAAGCCACGAGAGAATGTCTCCTTAATCAG ATTATTCCAACAATCAAGGCTAAGTGGCCAGCCAATGCAAGCAAGGAGATATACATCCAACAAGATAATGCCAAACTCTACCTGAAATCCTCTGACTTACAATTTGATGCTATTGCAAGTACAAATGGTTTTAAATTCCATCTAATTAGCCAACCAGCCAACTCCCCAGATACTAATGTGCTAGACCTTGGTTTTTTTAGGGCCATACAGTCACTACAAGATGACAAACTAGCCACCAATATAGGTGAATTGTTGGCAAATGTTTGGAGTTCTTTTGAGGAACTCACACCACAAACTCTGAACAAGGTTTTCCTAACATTGCAAAGTTGTTTAAGCAAGATCCTAGAAGTCCATGGGGGCAACAACTACAAAATACCCCACTTGAACAAATATAGGTTGAGTAGGATAGTGGGGCTTCCTACCTCACTTGAGGTTGAAGAGAATCTG GTGTAA